The proteins below come from a single Thermopolyspora flexuosa genomic window:
- a CDS encoding GTP-binding protein — MDFAASEASATTAPPALAIKILIAGGFGVGKTTLVGTISEIRPLHTEEFLSDRSIGIDDTSGVEGKVTTTVALDFGRITIREGLWLYLFGTPGQDRFWFMWDELAVGALGAVVLADTRRLQDCFPAVDYFEQRGIPFVVGVNCFDGARRYEVSKIRKALGIAPQIPIILCDVRERESVKEVLTTLVTYAVKGVPVDPHPVG, encoded by the coding sequence ATGGACTTCGCAGCCTCTGAAGCGAGTGCGACCACGGCCCCGCCGGCCCTGGCGATCAAGATTCTCATCGCCGGGGGCTTCGGCGTGGGGAAGACCACCCTGGTCGGGACGATCAGCGAGATCCGGCCGCTGCACACCGAGGAGTTCCTCAGCGATCGCAGCATCGGCATCGACGACACCTCGGGTGTGGAGGGCAAGGTCACCACGACGGTGGCGCTCGACTTCGGCCGTATCACCATCCGGGAAGGGTTGTGGCTCTACCTGTTCGGCACCCCCGGACAGGACCGGTTCTGGTTCATGTGGGACGAGCTGGCGGTGGGGGCGCTCGGCGCCGTCGTGCTCGCCGACACCCGCCGCCTGCAGGACTGCTTCCCGGCGGTCGACTACTTCGAGCAGCGCGGCATCCCCTTCGTGGTGGGGGTGAACTGCTTCGACGGAGCCCGCCGTTACGAGGTGAGCAAGATCCGCAAGGCGCTGGGCATCGCCCCGCAGATCCCGATCATCCTGTGCGACGTGCGCGAGCGCGAGTCGGTCAAGGAGGTGCTCACCACACTCGTCACCTACGCGGTGAAGGGTGTGCCCGTCGACCCCCATCCCGTGGGCTGA
- a CDS encoding roadblock/LC7 domain-containing protein encodes MSDPRTELSWLLDDLTRRVPGIRHAIVLSADGLAMGGSRNLTLEDAEHLSAIAAGSHSLALGAGRHFGMGGVRQTIIELEGGFLFITAAGQGARLAVIAEADAELGMITYEMALLVKRVGEHLSTQPRVAAPAPAWNGAQQ; translated from the coding sequence ATGTCCGACCCCAGAACTGAGCTGAGCTGGCTGCTCGACGACCTGACCAGGCGAGTTCCGGGCATCCGGCACGCGATCGTGCTCTCCGCCGACGGGCTCGCCATGGGCGGGTCCCGCAACCTCACCCTGGAGGACGCCGAGCACCTGTCCGCGATCGCCGCGGGCAGCCACAGCCTGGCGCTCGGCGCGGGGCGTCACTTCGGCATGGGCGGTGTGCGGCAGACCATCATCGAGCTCGAGGGTGGTTTCCTGTTCATCACCGCGGCCGGGCAGGGCGCCCGTCTCGCCGTGATCGCGGAGGCCGACGCCGAGCTCGGCATGATCACCTATGAGATGGCGTTGTTGGTGAAGCGTGTCGGCGAGCACCTGTCGACCCAGCCGCGGGTCGCTGCGCCGGCCCCGGCCTGGAACGGCGCACAGCAGTGA
- a CDS encoding DUF742 domain-containing protein gives MTIEGPGPLIRLFGLTKGRARPVGEPIDLVAIVTTLRMPVEPTDLIPEQMEVLRMCRRPTPVADVAAQLKLPLNVTRVILGDLRREGLVAIDRPRPVAQSIDERIYREVLHGLRSL, from the coding sequence GTGACCATCGAGGGTCCCGGGCCGCTCATCAGGCTCTTCGGCCTCACCAAGGGCCGGGCGCGCCCGGTCGGTGAACCGATCGACCTGGTGGCCATCGTCACCACGCTCCGCATGCCGGTGGAACCCACCGACCTGATACCGGAGCAGATGGAGGTGCTGAGGATGTGCCGCAGGCCCACGCCGGTGGCGGACGTGGCGGCACAGCTCAAGCTGCCGCTCAACGTGACCCGGGTGATCCTCGGCGACCTGCGGCGTGAGGGACTGGTGGCCATCGATCGTCCGCGACCGGTGGCTCAGTCGATCGACGAACGTATCTACAGGGAAGTGCTGCATGGACTTCGCAGCCTCTGA